DNA from Halobaculum sp. XH14:
CGCGCGATCCAGTTCGGGTCGTTCGCCTTCTTCGGGGTGATCATGCTGTCGGGACCCCTCGGCGTCCTCGAGTTCTTTCCGGCGCTGCTGCTCGCGCCGGTGGCGGCCGTCGTCGGCGCGGGCTATGCGGTCGCGCGCTATCTGCGGTTCGAGTACGAACTCGCCCCGGAACACCTGATCGTCACGTCCGGCGTGTTCTCACGGCAGGAGCGGGAGATCCCCCTCCGTCGGGTCCAGAACGTCGACGTCTCCCGGACGCTCGTCCAGCGCGTCCTGGGGCTGGCGACGGTCCGGTTCGAGACGGCCGGCGGCAGCGCCACGGAAGCGGAACTCGACGCGCTCGACGCGGACGAGGCGGACCGACTCCGACACGAGGTCGGCGAGCGCGTCAGGGCGATCCGGGATGCGGAGCAGACCGGGGACGACGAATCCACGGTCGACGACGGCGAGCCCGGCGTACCTGCCGACCCTGCCGACTCGGCCGCCGAAACGCGTCGACCCGCGTCGGCACCCGACTCCCGGGGCGAGACCCTGTACGAGATCTCGACCGAGGACCTCCTCGTCCTGAGCGCCGTCTCGTTCCGTCCGAGCGCGGTCGTCGCACCCGTGTTCGGCGCGCCGTTCCTCGGGGACGTCGTCGCGGAAGGCGGACTGTTCGTGTTCCGTCTGGTCGGCGGTGCCAGGGCGGGCGGGCTCTCGGACGTGCTCGCGGCCGGCGCGACCGCGCTCGTCGGCGTCGTGGCGTTCGCGCTCACCGTCTGGGTCGCCAGCGCGGCGCTGACGTTCGCCCGCTACTACGACTTCAAACTCGACCGGGTGGCCGACGAACTCCGGTACGAGCGCGGCCTGCTCGGTCGGTACAGCGGGACCGTCCCGCTGGGGAAGGTCCAGACGGTTTCGGTCGGCGAGAACGTCGCCATGCGTCGGCTCGGCTACGCCAGCCTCTCGGTGGAGACGGCCGGCTACGCGCCGGGGTCGAGCCGCGCGGGCGGCGCCGAGACGGCGATCCCGCTCGCGGCGCGAACGCGGGTCGTCGAACTCGCCCGGGACCTCCAGCCGTACGGCGAGCCGACGTTCCAGCGCCCGCCGAACCGCGCGCGGCGGCGGTACGCGATCCGGTACGCGCTCGTCTCGCTCGCCGTCGCTGCCGGCGTCTTCGGACTCAGCGTCGCGGTGGCCCCGCTGCCGGCGTTCGCCGCGGTGGCTCCGCTCCTGGGGCTCCTGCTCGCTCCCGTCGCCGCCCGGGCCAAGTGGCGACACCGCGGCTTCGACGAACGCGCGGACGCGGTGCTCACCCGGTCGGGGTTCTGGCACCGGACCACGCGAGTCGTGCCCTACTACCGGCTCCAGACCGTGTTCGTGCGCCGGACGATCTTCCAGCGCCGCTGGGGACTCGCCAGCCTCACGGCCGATACGGCCTCGACGACGAGCCTCGTCGGCGGCGACGCGACCGCCCACGACATCGACGAGGACGCCGCGGACGGGCTCCGCGAACGCCTGATCGAGCGACTCCGGGAGGATCTGGCGGAACGACGCGAGGACGTGAGCCCGAACGGAACGGCTCGCGGGCCGAACGGTGTCGGGGAACTCGATGACGGTGACGGCACCGGACGGGGCCGCGGAACTACCGGACGAGGAGACGCGGACGGTGTCGGTGACGGTACCGGCGTCGGCGGCGACGGAAGCAGCGCCGGTGGCGACGGAACCGGCGTCGGTCGTGACGGCGGACGCGATGGTGACCGCGGCGGGGATGGCCGAACCGACGACGGCACCGCCGACGGTTCCAGCGGGTGAGGCCGGCGCGGCGTGGTAGCCCTCTCAGGGCTCCCACTCCACCTCCGCGTCGGGAGCGTTCTTCAGGACGCTTCGCAGCCCTCGCCGGGCGGAGCGATCGGACGAGTAGCCCTCCCCGGATGTGGCGATGACGTTCCCGTTCCGGTGGACGAGCCGCCAGCGCCACTCGTCGGCGCTGTCACGGTAGAGCTGGAAGCGGGCCAGGCTGGGTCCCTCGGCGGTCGGGGCGTCGGCGGGCGGGGCCACGAACGCGTCGCACTCCTCGATCCCCTCGGCGTCCCGGTGTCCCGCGGCCTCGGCGCGCATCGGTTCGCCGGGCGGTGCGCCCCAGAGCCTGGACCCGGTCGCGCTCCCGACCGTCGCCGCTCGCCCGCTCGCATCCGCACCGGTCGTTCCCGACGCCGCGTACTGCCGGCTCGACGTGCCGAGCGCGCTCGCGGGCGAGAGGCCGCCGGCGAGGATGGCCGCGACGACCAGCAGCGCCGCCGAGAGCACGACGAAGTTTCCGCTCGGCGCCTGTCCGGCCAGCGCGCCGCCGGTCCGGACGACGAACACGGTCAGGTAGAACGCGACGACCGCGAGCACGATCATCACGAGGAACCCGACGACGCTCTCCAGGAAACTGCCGAGTGCCCTGCCAACTCGTGACATGCCTAGGCGGACCCGACCCGCCCCAATAACTATTCTCCGCTTACCGTCCCATCGCGGACGCGCTTAACCCGGATTCCCGCCGCTCAGGCGGTACGGGTTCCCTTCCTGTTTCCTCGTCGCCCCCATCGAGACGACGCGGACCGGAACCGGTCGGCCGTTCCGGTGGGCGCCGCGAGGTATCCGGGGCTCGCCGCGGTCGGCACCGACCCGCCTCACACGTCGTACCGGGGGATCCGGGCGAACCGCGCGAACAGCGAGCCGAGGACGTACCCGTACACGAAGTGTGCCAGCAGGGTGACGACGACGAACGTCCAGAACGTCCCCTCGGCCCTGTTGGCCCCGAACGCGAAGAAGAAGCCGGTCCAGACGATGCTCGCGAACACGACGCCGCGGAGGCCGATGGAGCGCGAGGGGGGCAGGGAGCCGGCTAGGGCGACGAACAGTGTCGGGAGCATCGTCATCCCGATGGCGACGAAGAGGGCGACCCCGACCGGGAACGCCCAGGGGGAGGGGACTGCCACGCCGAGGAAGGTCGCGAGGCTGGCGAACTCCGTCGGCGAGAGCGCGCCGAGGGCGGCGGCGGCGACGAGCAGCGGTGCCATGGCGAGCACGCCGACGAGGCCGGCCCCGCCAGCGATCGCCAGCTTCCGCGGGGTGATGTCGCTCGACCCGTCCGATTCCGACTCCGTGGACGTCGCCGTCTCGGCGGAGTTCGACACGGGTCGACGGAGGGGCAGGCCGACAATAAACGCCGAGCCTGCACTAGCGACGTGCCCACGAGAGCATCCGCTCGTAGAACGGCTCGGAGGCGAGCGCGTCGGCGTCGCCGACGAGACAGAGGGCCTTCTTCGCCCGCGTCAGCGCGACGTTCACCCGCCGCGGGTCCTCGAAGATCGGCGAGGCGAGCGAGCCGGTGGCGACGAACGAGACGACGATCACCTCCTCGCTCGACCCCTGGAAGCGGTCGACCGTGTCCACCGTCACGTCCGTGCGACGACCGATCTCGGCGACCTGTGCGCGGAACGGCGCGATGACGCCGACGTCCTCTCGGGGGACGCCGGCGTCGACGTACTCCGTCACGATCTCAGCGACGCGCTCGGCCTCCACGGGGTTCGCGTTCCCCGCACGCTCGCCGTCGGGGTCGACGAACGAGACGCCCTCGCGGAGTTCCGGCGGCAGGTCGCCGACGTCGACGCCTACCTCTCCGAGCGTCTGCCCGGCGACCTCGGGGGTCGCCGGGCGCAACGCCCCGTCGTAGAACTCGCTCGAGGAGAACGCCTGGATGCGCTGGCTCATCCGGTACTGCCGGTCGAGCATGACGCCTGCGTCGGGGTGCTCCTCGATGAGCCGCTGGAACAGCGAGCGCCGGAGGTCGGCTCGCGGCCCACTCCCCTCCCCGCTCGTACCCGAGGCGTGGAACGCCTCGCCGTTCTCCGCGCGGACGACTGGCGGCAACTGCTCGTGGTCGCCGACCAGCACGAACCGGTCGGCGAGGTTGACCGCGGCGAGCGTTCCCGGCTCCGTGAGCTGTGAGGCCTCGTCGACGAGCGCGACGTCGAACGCCTGCTCGCGCATCGCTCGCGACCCGCAGGCGGCCGTGGTGGCCGCGACGACGGGTGCGGAGTTCAGTTCGGCGGCGCGGTCGTTCGGCTCCCCCTTCCTGACGAGCCTGACGTCCTGCATGTCGCCCCGGACGCCGGTCTCCGTGCCGTAGCGGACCGCTCCCTCGAACCCCTGCTCCCGCAGTGCTTCCAGCGCGTTGTCGACCGCGCGGTTCGTGAACGCCGACAGCAGGACGCGGTCGCCGCGGTCGACGAACGCGCGGACGATGCGGGCGATGGTGTACGTCTTTCCCGTTCCGGGCGGTCCGTGGACGAGCGCGAAGTCCTCGGCGTTCAGCGCGCGGTTCACGGCCTCGTTCTGGGCGTCGTTGTTGTCGACGTACGTCGACTCCCCGGAACCGAACTCCGGGTCGCGCCGGCCGAACAGCACGTCCTTCCGGTCGGGGTCGCCCTTGAGGACGGCGTCGTGGAGCGCGGTCAGCATCCGGTCGACCGAGATCTCGGAGGGGTAGACGTCGAGCCGTCGCAGGTCGACGGGCTCGTCGGTCGTCACGACGACCGACTCGCCCAGTTCCTCGATGCGACAGAGTTCGCTGTGGCCGCCCGTCGGGTCGCCGTCGGAGGCGAGCGCGACGTCGCCCTCGCGGAGCTTCGACACGGCCTCCGGGTCCTTCTCGGCCCGGAGCCGCCAGCGCCCGCCGGGGAGTTCCTCGCGGTCGACGGGGTCGAGGTCGATCAGCGCGCGGTCGTCCGCGGCGCGCCCCTGGGGGGTCTGCTCCCAGAGCTTCCGGTACTCGGCGTGGGTCTCGGCCCGCTCCTCCTCGATGGCGCGGTAGAACCGGTCGAAGTACTCGCGCTCCTCCGCGGGGAGCGGGGTGCCGATCTGGCCCGCCTTCGACTCCTGGTCCAGGCGGCCCGAGACGACCATGCAGGTGTCCTGCTCGAAGCAGTACTCGCAGTTCGCGTCTGCTTCGAACCCCGTCGGAATCGACGTGTCGTACTCCATCGCGGCGATCTCGTTGCGCGTGCGGACGACGAAGTCGAGCAGCCCCTTCCCGACCGAGAACTCCTTGGCGGGCGAGAGGTCCCCGCTGGCCTCCGACCGGTCGAGCGCGGTGTTCTTCGTGTACAGCAGCGTCCCCGTGTCTGCAGACACGCCGCGCTCCTCCAACAGCAGCGCGTAGCAGGCCGCCTGGATCTTGTCCTGGAACCGCGGGTCGCGGTTGGTGTTCTTCCCGGTCTTGAGTTCGACCGGCATCCCGCGGCGCAGGGCGTCGGCCCGTCCCTTGATGCCGAACGTCGGCGAGATGAGCGTGTACTCCGAGCGCCAGTCGTCCTCCTCCGGGGTCAGCGTCCCCTGGTTCAGCCAGCCCTCGATGGCGGCGGCGTTCCGGCGAACCTCGTCTTCCACCTCCTCGCGCTCGCGCCCCAGCAGGCCGAGTTCGAGGCCCGCCTCCGCGACCTGCTCCTCGATGGACTCCTCCAGGTCGACGCCGCGGAGCAGGTCCCCGAACACCTCGTGGACGATGGTCCCCTTGACGACCGGGTAGTTCAGCGGGATGCCCGAAAGCTTGTTCAGGTAGTACATCCGCGGGCACTGCACCCACGAGCGGACGTCGGTCACGTCCACGAGGAAGTCCGGTTCGAGGACGACGGACGACTCCGAGGAGGTGGTGTACCCCTCGCGGTCGCCGAAGTCGTCCCGCTCGGCCTCGGTGAGCAGCAGTTCCATCCCGACCGCGGCGTGCTCGGCGGTGTGGGTCCACTTGCCCCACAGCGTCACCGTGACGGGGTCGCCCGCGCCGCCGTCCGGCCGGACGGTGAGTTCCGCCAGGTCGCGCTCGCCGTACTTGGTGTCCACCGAGCGCACCGCGCCGACGTCAAGGATGGGCCCGCGAACGTTCACTACCCGAATGGACGGCCCTGCGCGAAAAACGGTGTCGGTACCCGGGCCGGAGCGGGAACCCTCCGGTGGAGTTTACCCCGCCGCCGACCCAGGGTGTCCCATGGAGTACTTCGTCGTCGCGGTCCGGTGGCTCAGTCTGGGCGACGACGGCCTCGCGGGCAAGCACCGCGCGCTCGTCGAGCACGTCGCCCCCGCGATGCGCGCCGTCGAGGACGCGGGCGAGGTCGCGCTGTGGATGCACTCGTTCTGGGACGCGAGCGGTCGGTTCGACGCGCCGACGCTCCGGGTCATCGTGGCGACCGACGGCGACGCCGCGGCCGCCGCCGCCGCGGTCGCGGACTCGCTTGAGGCACACGGCGTCTCCGCGGACGAGTTCGACCTCGACACGTCGTTCGCCGCCGAACGACTGCACCGGTTCTGGGGCGAGCACCTCGACCAGTGGGCGGTCGCCAAGGCCGCCCTGTCGGATCTCGCGGTCGCGGCGATCGCCGACGATCTGGGCGAGTCGTTCGCGTTCCACCGGACCGTGAACCGGCCGGGCCACGTCTGGGCGAACATGCTCGGCTGCACGTACCTCGACGAGGCGGCGCTGTACGTCGCGCTCGCCCGCGGCTACCTCCAGTTGCTGAACCACGGCGACGGCCCGGACGCCGGTCCCGTCGCCGACGCGCTCGCCAGCCTCGACGCGGCCGCGGCCGACCTCCCGGACCCGATGCGGGAACTCGACACCACGGAACTGGGCTCGGCGAACGCGAGCGGGACGCGGACGCCGCGGCGCTAGCGGGTCCGGCCGGTCTTCGGGTTCCGATCAACGACCCGCAGAATGGCGACAGTGGCTCCGGAGAGCGACGGACGGGTGCGCTCAGTCGCCGTCCGGGGAGAACTCGACGAGCGTGAGGTCGCGGTCCAGCGCACACGTCTCGTGGGGCGGGTCGCCGCGGACCTCGTCGATGCGACGTTCCTCCTCGAAGTCGGCGCCCAGCGGGACGCAGTACTCGTGGCTCGGACACTCGACGTGGGGACACGGCCCCGCGAGCGAGGCTTTGCTGCCGGCGTACGCGCCACGCGAGGGGACGCAGGCGGTGAGGCCGGTCGGCTCGACTTCGACCGCGCGGACCCCCTCGTCGTGGACCGCACAGTCGAGCAGTTGCGTGTTGTCGCGGACGCCCGTCACGCGGTAGCGTCGCCCCTCGGTGAGGTTGAGACACTGGCTCCGATAGGGGCAGCCCTCGCAGGCCGAGGACTCGCCCTCGTAGACGAACTCGGCGCCCGCCTCCGCAAGACGGCTCCCGACGAGCGTGACAGCGGTCATGTGACCCCCTTCCGCGGGGTCGCGGTTACGCCTTTCGCCCGACCAGTTCGTCGAGCTTCTCGAAGTAGCGCTCCCGGGGCACCTGATAGACGTCGCGGTAGTCGATCCCGCCCGAGGCGAACCGGTCCGCGAGCTCGCGCGCCGCAGTCACCGCCGCCGCCCTGTCGTCCAGCCGCTCCGACGTCGCCTCGACCTCGGGTTCGAGAAACAGCGTCACCCGCCACTCGTCGGTCTCGCGGTGGGCCGCACCCGGCCGTTTCCGGGGCGAGCCGTTGGTCACGTACAGCGTCGGGAGACAGGCGGCCGGGGAGGCGTCACCGTCGAACACGTCCGGCCGGTAGACGAGGACGGTGCGACCCTCCGGCTCCTCGTTCCACACGCGCCAGCCGTCCGCGAGGGCGTCCGACTCGAAGCTCATGCTCGAACGGACGCGCCCGGTCCACTAAGGCAGTCCGCTCCGCAGGGGCGGGACTTATAAAGCCTGTCGGACGCCCGGCTGCCGTGAGGCTGACGCGTGCGACTTCTCCCACGGGGGGCACAAGGCTTTTAGGTGTTAACAACCCACATGGCATTAAGCCTCCCCTCCGGAGGAGGGAGGTCGACCCCGCTCGCCCCGCTGCTCTGGTCGCATCCCCGCCGTCACGTCGCGTGGGTAGGGTCGCACACGGTCGGCGCTGTATCGACGGAACTCGTCGAACACGCGGACACACAAACCACAATGACCGGAGCCATGAAAACCCTCGAGGAGCTCAGTGATCGGTACAAGGAGACGGTGCCCTCGGACCTGCGCGAGGCCAAGTCGTTCGACTGGTACCTCTCGGAGGTCCACGAGCACCCCCGGATCGCGCGCAACGCACACCAGCGCGTCGCCGACATGTTCGACCACTACGGCACGCGCTACGACGAGGACGCGGGCGTCGTGGAGTACCAGCTCGCCAGCGAGGACCCGCTGCACGACGGCGAGAACAACTTCTACGGCAGGGAGGTCCACGAGTCGATCCACGAGTTCGTCAACAAGGTGAAGTCGGGCGCCCGCGGGCTCGGTCCCGAAAAGCGGATCAAACTCATGCTCGGCCCCGTCGGGTCGGGCAAGAGCCACTTCGACTGGCTCGTGCGTCGCTACTTCGAGGACTTCACCCGAACCGACGAGGGGCGACTGTACACGTTCCGCTGGACCAACCTCTGTGAGGTCATCCCCGACCAGGACCCCGCCGACGACACGGTCCGGTCCCCGATGAACCAGGACCCGCTCGTCTTACTGCCCCAGCCCCAGCGCGACGAGGTGATCGAGAACCTCAACGCGTCGCTCGATGCGCCCTACACCATCCGCAACGAGCAGAGCCTCGACCCGGCGTCGGGCTTCTACATGAACGAACTGCTCGCCGAGTACGATGACGACCTCCAGGCGGTGCTCGAGAACCACGTCGAGATCGTCAGGCTCGTCGCCGACGAGAACCGTCGCCGCTGCGTCGAGACGTTCGAGCCGAAGGACAAGAAGAACCAGGACGAGACCGAACTCACCGGCGACGTCAACTACTCCAAACTGGCCGTCTACGGCGAGAACGACCCGCGCTCGTTCGACTACGCGGGGGCGTTCTGTAACGCCAACCGCGGCATCTTCAGCGGCGAGGAGCTGTTGAAGCTCCAGCGCGAGTTCCTCTACGACTTCCTGCACGCCTCCCAGGAGCAGACCATCAAGCCGCGGAACAACCCGCGGATCGACATCGACCAGGTGATCGTCGGCCGGACGAACATGCCCGAGTACCGGGACAAGAAGGGCGACGAGAAGATGGA
Protein-coding regions in this window:
- a CDS encoding HVO_2922 family protein, whose amino-acid sequence is MSRVGRALGSFLESVVGFLVMIVLAVVAFYLTVFVVRTGGALAGQAPSGNFVVLSAALLVVAAILAGGLSPASALGTSSRQYAASGTTGADASGRAATVGSATGSRLWGAPPGEPMRAEAAGHRDAEGIEECDAFVAPPADAPTAEGPSLARFQLYRDSADEWRWRLVHRNGNVIATSGEGYSSDRSARRGLRSVLKNAPDAEVEWEP
- a CDS encoding UPF0179 family protein, whose product is MTAVTLVGSRLAEAGAEFVYEGESSACEGCPYRSQCLNLTEGRRYRVTGVRDNTQLLDCAVHDEGVRAVEVEPTGLTACVPSRGAYAGSKASLAGPCPHVECPSHEYCVPLGADFEEERRIDEVRGDPPHETCALDRDLTLVEFSPDGD
- a CDS encoding DUF5820 family protein, with amino-acid sequence MSFESDALADGWRVWNEEPEGRTVLVYRPDVFDGDASPAACLPTLYVTNGSPRKRPGAAHRETDEWRVTLFLEPEVEATSERLDDRAAAVTAARELADRFASGGIDYRDVYQVPRERYFEKLDELVGRKA
- a CDS encoding DUF6789 family protein; amino-acid sequence: MSNSAETATSTESESDGSSDITPRKLAIAGGAGLVGVLAMAPLLVAAAALGALSPTEFASLATFLGVAVPSPWAFPVGVALFVAIGMTMLPTLFVALAGSLPPSRSIGLRGVVFASIVWTGFFFAFGANRAEGTFWTFVVVTLLAHFVYGYVLGSLFARFARIPRYDV
- a CDS encoding PH domain-containing protein, whose protein sequence is MTRLHPLSAGIDAVQRAIQFGSFAFFGVIMLSGPLGVLEFFPALLLAPVAAVVGAGYAVARYLRFEYELAPEHLIVTSGVFSRQEREIPLRRVQNVDVSRTLVQRVLGLATVRFETAGGSATEAELDALDADEADRLRHEVGERVRAIRDAEQTGDDESTVDDGEPGVPADPADSAAETRRPASAPDSRGETLYEISTEDLLVLSAVSFRPSAVVAPVFGAPFLGDVVAEGGLFVFRLVGGARAGGLSDVLAAGATALVGVVAFALTVWVASAALTFARYYDFKLDRVADELRYERGLLGRYSGTVPLGKVQTVSVGENVAMRRLGYASLSVETAGYAPGSSRAGGAETAIPLAARTRVVELARDLQPYGEPTFQRPPNRARRRYAIRYALVSLAVAAGVFGLSVAVAPLPAFAAVAPLLGLLLAPVAARAKWRHRGFDERADAVLTRSGFWHRTTRVVPYYRLQTVFVRRTIFQRRWGLASLTADTASTTSLVGGDATAHDIDEDAADGLRERLIERLREDLAERREDVSPNGTARGPNGVGELDDGDGTGRGRGTTGRGDADGVGDGTGVGGDGSSAGGDGTGVGRDGGRDGDRGGDGRTDDGTADGSSG
- a CDS encoding AAA domain-containing protein, translating into MNVRGPILDVGAVRSVDTKYGERDLAELTVRPDGGAGDPVTVTLWGKWTHTAEHAAVGMELLLTEAERDDFGDREGYTTSSESSVVLEPDFLVDVTDVRSWVQCPRMYYLNKLSGIPLNYPVVKGTIVHEVFGDLLRGVDLEESIEEQVAEAGLELGLLGREREEVEDEVRRNAAAIEGWLNQGTLTPEEDDWRSEYTLISPTFGIKGRADALRRGMPVELKTGKNTNRDPRFQDKIQAACYALLLEERGVSADTGTLLYTKNTALDRSEASGDLSPAKEFSVGKGLLDFVVRTRNEIAAMEYDTSIPTGFEADANCEYCFEQDTCMVVSGRLDQESKAGQIGTPLPAEEREYFDRFYRAIEEERAETHAEYRKLWEQTPQGRAADDRALIDLDPVDREELPGGRWRLRAEKDPEAVSKLREGDVALASDGDPTGGHSELCRIEELGESVVVTTDEPVDLRRLDVYPSEISVDRMLTALHDAVLKGDPDRKDVLFGRRDPEFGSGESTYVDNNDAQNEAVNRALNAEDFALVHGPPGTGKTYTIARIVRAFVDRGDRVLLSAFTNRAVDNALEALREQGFEGAVRYGTETGVRGDMQDVRLVRKGEPNDRAAELNSAPVVAATTAACGSRAMREQAFDVALVDEASQLTEPGTLAAVNLADRFVLVGDHEQLPPVVRAENGEAFHASGTSGEGSGPRADLRRSLFQRLIEEHPDAGVMLDRQYRMSQRIQAFSSSEFYDGALRPATPEVAGQTLGEVGVDVGDLPPELREGVSFVDPDGERAGNANPVEAERVAEIVTEYVDAGVPREDVGVIAPFRAQVAEIGRRTDVTVDTVDRFQGSSEEVIVVSFVATGSLASPIFEDPRRVNVALTRAKKALCLVGDADALASEPFYERMLSWARR
- a CDS encoding PrkA family serine protein kinase, giving the protein MTGAMKTLEELSDRYKETVPSDLREAKSFDWYLSEVHEHPRIARNAHQRVADMFDHYGTRYDEDAGVVEYQLASEDPLHDGENNFYGREVHESIHEFVNKVKSGARGLGPEKRIKLMLGPVGSGKSHFDWLVRRYFEDFTRTDEGRLYTFRWTNLCEVIPDQDPADDTVRSPMNQDPLVLLPQPQRDEVIENLNASLDAPYTIRNEQSLDPASGFYMNELLAEYDDDLQAVLENHVEIVRLVADENRRRCVETFEPKDKKNQDETELTGDVNYSKLAVYGENDPRSFDYAGAFCNANRGIFSGEELLKLQREFLYDFLHASQEQTIKPRNNPRIDIDQVIVGRTNMPEYRDKKGDEKMEAFNDRTKRIDYPYVLEYDEEAEIYRKMLRNADVPDMHIEPHAMEMAGLFGVLTRIEEPSDGGVTLVQKAKAYNGEIDETDDVDERKLREDGDAVADIAEGMEGVSARFIGDEIAEAIMDATHRGRGYLSPLSVFTHFEENLENHGSIPEENLDRYERYLELVRDEYRERAIEDVRHALAYDVEEIQRQGEKYMDHVMAYIDGATVEDDITGREQEPDETFLRSVEEKLEIPGDRKDDFRQEVANWVSRRAREGVSFDPQDNDRLRRALERKLWEDKKHNINFSALVSAGELDDDERSAWVDALHEQGYSREGAREVLEFAGAEVAKSELED